CGTACAACGGTAGATATTCATTGTGTTTGTCCTCAGCGGTTACGAGTACCTTCTAGGCTTCTTAATTATCTGTAGCTTAGTGCCTGCATTAGCTCTGGCGGCATCTAAGTTACTGCGACCCAGTGGGCGCAATCCAGAACGGCGCACCACTTACGAATCCGGCATGGAACCAATTGGTGGAGCCTGGATTCAGTTCAATATTCGCTATTACATGTTTGCGCTAGTGTTTGTAGTATTTGACGTAGAGACGGTGTTCTTATATCCTTGGGCAGTTGCTTTCCACCGTCTTGGTCTACTGGCATTTATAGAAGCGCTTATCTTCATTGCAATTCTTGTAGTTGCTTTAGTTTACGCATGGCGTAAAGGAGCCTTGGAATGGTCTTAGATGCTAACTTAACAGCCAAAGATTTGGAACAGCAGCAAAAAGAGCGTATTCTCAACCCCATTGGGCGTGCGACAGTGACTCAAGAACTGTCGGAAAACGTGATCTTGACTACGGTTGATGACCTCTATAACTGGGCGCGTCTTTCTAGCCTTTGGCCTTTGTTGTTTGGTACAGCTTGCTGCTTTATTGAATTTGCAGCATTGATTGGTTCTCGCTTTGACTTTGATCGCTTTGGACTTATCCCTCGTTCTAGTCCCCGGCAAGCTGATTTGATCATTACAGCCGGAACAATCACGATGAAAATGGCACCCCAACTGGTGCGTCTGTATGAACAAATGCCAGAACCAAAGTACGTGATTGCGATGGGAGCTTGTACAATTACTGGCGGGATGTTCAGCGTCGATTCTCCCACAGCAGTACGTGGAGTTGATAAACTGATTCCGGTGGATGTGTACTTACCTGGTTGTCCACCACGCCCAGAAGCGATTATCGATGCAATTATTAAGTTACGGAAGAAAATCGCTAATGATTCCATGCAAGAGCGAGGCGTAATTAAGCAAACCCACCGCTACTACAGTACGGCTCACAGCATGAAATCAGTCTCACAAATCCACACTGGTGAGTATTTGCTCTCTGATACTCGTGTTGCACCACCGAAGGAATTGAGCGAAGCGATCGGTATGCCTGTACCACCTGCTTTGTTAACAGAGAAGAAGGAGGAGGTAAACCGTGGCTGAAGAATCAAAACCAGTACCAGCGCAGGAACAATCTCCAGTTGTAGCAGCAGGTAATGTTTCCCAGTGGTTAACAGAAAACGGCTTTGCTAACGAGCCTTTGCAACCTGATGTCAGCGGTGTAGAAATTATCAAGGTAGAGGCAGATTTCCTGCTGCCAACTTGCACTGCTTTGTATGCCTACGGGTTTAATTATCTCCAGTTTCAAGGCGGGATTGATTTAGGTCCTGGACAGGAATTGGTCAGCGCCTATCACTTGATTAAAGTAAGTGATAATGCTGATAAGCCAGAGGAAGTACGTATCAAAGTTTTCTTGCCACGAGAAAATCCGAGAGTACCTTCAGTTTACTGGATTTGGAAGACAGCTGACTGGCAAGAGCGCGAGTCTTACGATATGTTCGGGATTGTTTATGAAGGACACCCGAATTTGAAGCGAATTTTAATGCCGGAAGATTGGGTAGGTTGGCCCTTGCGTAAGGATTATGTTTCGCCTGATTTTTACGAGTTGCAAGACGCTTACTAGTAGTGAATAGCATCTCATGCTGTTGACCCCCTTCTCCGTACGTGGAGAGGGGGGTGGTTTTTTGTAACGCAAAGGGCGCGGAGGAAAGCGCGGAGGTACGCGGAGTGTAAGATACGTGATGATGAGAATGTTCAAATATTAGTTAAGGTGTAATGTCGGAAGAATGATTGAGTTTGTTTCAGAATGCATACGGTAATACCAATTTGAAAAAAGAATGCGACAGATGGTAAAAATAGACAGAAGTAGCATTCAGGGTATGTGATGGTAGGGGTAACACAGATCGAGATAGTTGATAGTGTCGAGGAACTAGAGAAGTTGCTCAGACATCAAAAACAGTCTCGGAGCAAAGAACGTATACAAGCCCTATATCTGATTAAAGGGCAAGAAATGAGTGTAAGTGAGATTGCTAAAATCTTGGGAAAACATCGAGCTACAGTACATCGATGGTTGGCAGATTATCGAGAAGGAGGAATTGAGGCGGTTGTTGAATTTGGAACGAGTTCAGGTCGAAAAAGAGCAATACCAGATTGGGCTGTATCGAGTTTGAAAAAACAACTCGAACAACCAGAAGGTGGGTTTCAACGGTACACACAAATACAACATTGGTTAGAAAAAACCTTGGGTGTGCAAGCTGAGTACGCAACTGTACATCATCTGGCACGTTACAGGCTCAAAGCCAAGCTGAAAGTCCCACGTCCGCGTAACCGAAAACAGGACGAAGAAAAACTAGAGTCTTTTAAAAAAAACTCGGTGATGACTTGCAATTAATTGCTCAATACAGTGCCATTATCTTGCCCCAGTACGAAAATATTCGTTATTTGGCGTTGCTGAATAAAGGTATGTTTTAGGCAGGTAAGGGAACAGAACGATATTTGAGGTAGTGCAATAACAATCGAACAGAGTATCTCAGCATTTCCTCGGTTTTGGAATAACATAAAGTTTTACGATGAAGACGAGCCAAATAATGTCTAAGCCTTGTGTTTTCATTTTCGACTCGTGTCATGTAGGTCTTACTCACAATTTGGTCACCATCAGGAACAAAACAAGGGTAAACAGGGTATCCATCTGTGACGTAAAAATAACTCTGCCAACACTGGACAATGTTCCATAACTGTTGGAAAGTAGTCGAACTACGATCACCTAAAACCCAAGCAAGAATACCTTGAGTAAAGTGATTTACCGCCGTCCACAACCAGATTTTATTTTTTTTGAACCAATAAATGTTTCTAATTCATCTAGTTCTCCCACCTGCGGAATTTCCTTTGAATTTGGTGTATCCGCCAATTGTGTACCCACTCGTTTAACCCAATGAATAATGGTAGTATGATGAACGTTTTTCACCCTTTCAATTCCACGAAATCCCATACCATTGACGTACATTTTTAGGCATTCTTGTTTGATTTCATCCGAGTAGCCCCTGGGTGGTTTATAGACATCAATGAATTGACGACCACAATCACAGCAAATGTGATTCTGTTTACCTCTTTTCTTTCCATTCTTACGGTTATGACAAGATCCACAGCGTGGACATTCCATGATTAATTGACCTCAATTCATACCGCTATTATGCAACGCCCGTTATTTTGTACAAGATGAGAGTCGATTTGGACTCAAAACCATTGAAGGACGTAAAATTACTCTTCCCGGAGTTAAGCCTATTGGTGATTGGCAGTGGCAATTTAAAGCGTTCTGGCTATATGGAGCAGTTGAACCACTTACTGGGGAAAGTTTATTTTGGCAGTTTTCTCATGTTGATACCGAATGCTACCAACAATTTTTGAACGAGTTCGCTGCCTGTTATCCCAAATCACTTAACATTCTCCAAGTTGATAACGGCTTATTTCATAAAGCTAAACGTTTACAAATTCCAGAGAATATTGTTCTTTTGTTCCAGCCTGCTCATTCTCCTGAACTGAATCCCATAGAGCGCGTTTGGGAATATCTCAAGCAAGACTTGAAATGGGAGCTATTTGATCACCTGGAGCATCTGCAAACCAAGGTTGCTCAACTCCTAGCTCTCCTCACTCCTCAAATTGCTGCTTCTTTGACTGGTTATGACTTCATCCTCAATGCCTTATCTGTCGCAAACATTTTTTGAATTGGTATAATTTGGAACTGTTTCCACTGATGGAACAGAAGGAAATGGATAAATAGCAAAGTTGATTATGGTGAGGAGACGCTTGCAGAGTTAGAGCAATTAGTTGATGATTGTCTTAATACAGGAAAGTTCAAGTTCTCAATCTCAAGGATGAAGTTTTAAACTCGGATGTTCTCGTTTCAAGTGGGAAGTTTTTTGTTTGAGGTGAGAATGTTCTTGTTTCAAGTAGGAAGTTTCTCGTTTTAAGTGAAAATATTCTTGTTTTGAGTGAGAATGTTCTTGTTTCAAGTGAGAAATTTCTTGTTTTCAGTCTCGTTCCTCATCTTTGGACTACGGTGTACACCCATTTCTAAAAATCACCCCACATTTATATTCAAGTGAAATTCTCACACTCAGTATATATGCCGCCAAGAAATAAATTTCTTGGCTAATAGCGAAAGTCCACTCAAGTTGACTAGCAGCAGGTAATCAATCTAACAAAGAGTGAAGCGATCGCTTGTTTCTCTACAAATTAGATTCTCTACAAATTAGATAGCGATCGCTTCACCTCACCAAACCTACATCTTACCTTTTTGCATTATTTCTTGAAGATGGCGGCGAATCTCCTGTGCTTGTTCGATGTCAGACTGACGTAGTTTTTGGAACAATTCTACACAAGGCTGAGAACCAGCTTGTTGTGCATCTTGGATATAGGTGTCGTAAGCCTTGATCGCTTCGCCTTTATTGTGCAAAACGGTCAAAAAATCGTACTCTAGATCGCTAATAGGATTTTGAGATTGTCTTTCTCTAGTTTGAGTCATTGATTCACCCTCCTTTAGGCTTTCTATATTCACTTCTACTTGCCCTCAAAGAGGTGTTCATCTGTCCAGAAGGGTATAAGGGGAGGTGGGGAGATGGGGAAATGGGGGAAATGGGGGAAAGTGGAGAAATGTGAGGAGTGTGTAGACGCGCAAGCGACTTCCCGCAGGGTGGAGTGAGGGGAGTGTGAGGAGTGTAATATTTTCCTTGTCTCCCTTGTCCTTTTTGTCTCCCTTGTCCCCCGTCTCCCCGTTGTCCTTATCTCCTTTTTTGCATCGACGCGGGTCGCTCAAATTCACACTCTTTTTGCAGTTGTTGATTATCCTCAAAGTAGACAATTGGACAAGATTTTGTGTTAGCACTCATGCAATCCATATGTGGTGTTTTGGCACACACTATTAGTAATCCGCCAAGAATTAACAATAACGCACAAATTGAGGCACCTTGAATCCAAGAAATTTCCAACGCTCCATGTACAACTACTTCTCGGAGTACTGAGACAATTGTGACTTCAACTGCCACGCCTACAGCAATACTATGTTCCTGTAAGTAAATCATCAACAATCGAAATAATTCCACCAAAATCAAGATGAATAAAATTTTGGCTGTCACTTGTCTATATTCGAGTTGTTGTGTAAGAGCAACAAATATCGACCATAGTTGCATCAGCATGACGCCAAACAAGCTTAAACACAAGATAACCACAATCAAATCTTGGAAAGCTTCCATATTACGGACTATCCAGTGTCGATCAAACCAGCGATCGCAAAACAAAAATTGACTTTTGGGGCGCTTTCTCATGAAATTTCTATTTTGGTATTGGGACAACTGTTGACACACCAGCCAGTCCACCCAATACTTTTATTTTGGCAGAACTAAAGATTAAGAGGACAAGGAGGTACAAAAGACACGGAAAATATTACACTCCTCACACTCCCCCCACTCCACCCTGCGGGAAGTCGCTTGCGCGTCTACACACTCCTCATCACCCCACCTCCACCCTTATACCCTCAAAGATTAATAAAGCTTTGTGATAATATGGGAGACTGCTGCATAAATTTAGAAATAGAAAATTAACTGAATCATGGCTCTGACGCAACAGCGCAAACAAGAGATCATCTCACAATACCAAGTACACGAAACCGACACAGGCTCAGCCGATGTTCAAGTTGCCATGCTGACGGAGCGTATTAATCGTCTCAGTGAACATCTGCAAGCCAATAAAAAAGACTTTTCTTCCCGTCGAGGGTTGTTAAAGTTGATCGGTCAGCGTAAACGTCTTTTATCCTATATACAGAAAGAAAACCGAGAACATTATCAAGCTTTGATTGGCCGTCTCGGTATTCGTGGATAGGAACCCTTTTTATGCCTGCTGAATCTGACCGCTTGCCGTTTGAACCGAATAAAAAGCGCCAAAAACCTAGCAAAACAGAAAGCAAACCCCCGATTGTCAAGCAAGAGTCTGTAAAAAAGGAAACGAAAAAGCCACGTTATAACAAAGAAGAAGTTGCAATCCCTCAAGTAGTCAGCCAACGAATGATGCGTCGAGTGGCTGGTTTTGCTGGAGTGCCAACTTCTTTAGGCATCATGACCTTGGTTGTCAGCTATTTGCTTTTAGTCAACACCGATATCAAACTACCTCCTGTTGCCGTTTTATTGGTGAATATGGGATTTTTTGGTTTAGGTGTATTGGGGATATCTTATGGTGTTCTTTCTGCTTCTTGGGATGAAGATAGAACCGGAACTCTCTTAGGTTGGAGTGACTTCACTGTCAACGTGGGACGGATGGTATCAGCTTGGCGCCAATCTCGGCAGAAAAAGAATACATAATTGTTAGCGCTCAGATATTTAAATGATTGCTGGTATGGAAATAAGTATCTTTCCAGCCTATTGGGTAAATTTGAGAAAAGTGTTGAAGTTTAACAACTTCAACATTAAAAAATTAATAAAAAATTTATATTTTTTACCCAATACAGCAGTAGCAAAACTACTGAGCGCTCTATTTTTTATTTTTCTTATGACTAATAACTTCTTTACAGGGTACTCGCTAGCGCGAGTAGCTTACACTAGCGGAGGAAACTTGGCGTCTTGGCGGTTCAATAAACTAAGCTTTTTGTCAATTCTTAACATAAGTCCTGTTTTCGCAAAATCCAAACTTCGATAACGCTTTCTAAAGTTAATATTTTTTAAATATATGTGATTTATGAAAGTATTACTATAAATTTGTAACAATTCAGAGATAACTTGTGCTAAAGCGTAAAGAACAAACTAGCAACTACAAACATTAACTAAATTACTTAGATATTAGATAATAATTAATAGCAACTAGCAATTAGCAACTAACATGATTGTAGTCATGAAAATTGGTTCCCCTGAAGCGGAAATCAACCGCGTTAGTGAGGAACTCACCACTTGGGGGCTGACACCAGAAAAAATTGTTGGTAAACATAAGGTTGTAATTGGTCTAGTTGGCGAAACAGCCGACTTAGATCCCCTGCAAATTCAGGAAGTTAGTCCTTGGATTGAGCAAGTATTGCGGGTAGAACAGCCTTACAAACGGGCTAGCCGTCAATACCGCCACGGCGAAGCGTCTGAGGTAGTAGCAAACACACCTGATGGGCATGTTACCTTTGGTGAACATCATCCCTTAATAGTTGTGGCTGGGCCCTGCTCCGTCGAAAATGAAGAAATGATTGTTGAGACGGCGCGGCGCGTGAAAGCTGCGGGAGCTAGATTTCTGCGTGGAGGTGCATACAAACCCCGAACGTCGCCTTATGCTTTCCAAGGTCATGGTGAAAGTGCTTTAGAATTACTGGCAGCAGCGCGGGAAGCTAGCGGGCTGGGTATCATTACTGAAGTTATGGACGCCGCCGACCTGGATAAAATCGTAGAAATTGCTGATGTTGTCCAGGTAGGGGCAAGAAATATGCAAAATTTCTCTCTACTTAAGAAAGTAGGGGCACAACCGAAACCAGTGCTGCTCAAGCGGGGGATGTCGGCAACTATTGAAGAATGGTTAATGGCTGCTGAATATATTCTGGCGGCAGGAAATCCAAATGTGATTTTATGCGAGCGAGGAATTCGCACCTTTGATCGCCAATACACTCGCAATGCTTTAGATATATCAGCAATACCTGTTTTGCGAAACTTAACTCACCTGCCGATCATGATTGATCCAAGTCACGGTACTGGTTGGGCTGCTTATGTACCTTCGATGGCAATGGCATCTATTGCTGCTGGCTGTGATTCCTTAATGATTGAAGTTCATCCTAACCCGAAGAAGGCTTTGTCAGATGGGCCTCAATCCCTGACACCAGAAGCTTTCGACCAGTTAATGCAAGAACTAGCAGTTATTGGTAAAGCTGTAGGACGTTGGCCACAACCAGCTGTGGCTTTAGCTTAAAGACAGCAAGAAAGACGCGGAAAAAAGAGACGCGGTGATATTAGGAGTTTCTATATATTCTCCAAGTCACCGCGTCTATTTTTACCTTATTGACAACGCTGTTACATCTTCTGTCTTTTCAAACTAGCGTCTTCTGCTACCAAAGCCAGTAGTACGACGAGTTGGAGAACTACGTCCGCTACCAAAACGACTGCCAGTATTACGTCTCGTAGAACTAGAGTTACCAGATGGTCTGAGGGTACTGCTACCATAACCAGAACCAGTCGGGCGATTACCAGTAGTGGTACGTGGTGTTGTGCGTCGTACAGTAGAACTATTGGGATTTCTCCGTAGATTCCCTGTAGTACGGAAAGCTGTACGATTTCTAACTACTGCTGGTGGCTGATTGTAACGACGCTGATAGCTTGTCACCGCATCATTATAAGTTCTGCCATAACCACCATAGCCAGTTAACACCACTCCTGGCTGATACACAGGTGGTACATAGTATTGGGGTCTGAACAGGAGACTACCCAAAGCTTGGCCAGCTAATGCCCCAGCAAAAGGAGACCAGAAGCCGCTTTCTCGACGAACAACTACTGTCTCCTGTTGTCCGGTTTGAGGATTTGTCTGAGTTTGGGTAACGTTGTGGACGTACTCAATTTTAAAGTCTTCTGTTAAGTACATCACTGGCTGTCCGTTTTCTACTTTGAGGTA
Above is a genomic segment from Fischerella sp. JS2 containing:
- a CDS encoding phosphate-starvation-inducible PsiE family protein, which encodes MRKRPKSQFLFCDRWFDRHWIVRNMEAFQDLIVVILCLSLFGVMLMQLWSIFVALTQQLEYRQVTAKILFILILVELFRLLMIYLQEHSIAVGVAVEVTIVSVLREVVVHGALEISWIQGASICALLLILGGLLIVCAKTPHMDCMSANTKSCPIVYFEDNQQLQKECEFERPASMQKRR
- the ndhC gene encoding photosynthetic/respiratory NAD(P)H-quinone oxidoreductase subunit C; translated protein: MFVLSGYEYLLGFLIICSLVPALALAASKLLRPSGRNPERRTTYESGMEPIGGAWIQFNIRYYMFALVFVVFDVETVFLYPWAVAFHRLGLLAFIEALIFIAILVVALVYAWRKGALEWS
- a CDS encoding NAD(P)H-quinone oxidoreductase subunit J; this encodes MAEESKPVPAQEQSPVVAAGNVSQWLTENGFANEPLQPDVSGVEIIKVEADFLLPTCTALYAYGFNYLQFQGGIDLGPGQELVSAYHLIKVSDNADKPEEVRIKVFLPRENPRVPSVYWIWKTADWQERESYDMFGIVYEGHPNLKRILMPEDWVGWPLRKDYVSPDFYELQDAY
- the aroF gene encoding 3-deoxy-7-phosphoheptulonate synthase, whose protein sequence is MIVVMKIGSPEAEINRVSEELTTWGLTPEKIVGKHKVVIGLVGETADLDPLQIQEVSPWIEQVLRVEQPYKRASRQYRHGEASEVVANTPDGHVTFGEHHPLIVVAGPCSVENEEMIVETARRVKAAGARFLRGGAYKPRTSPYAFQGHGESALELLAAAREASGLGIITEVMDAADLDKIVEIADVVQVGARNMQNFSLLKKVGAQPKPVLLKRGMSATIEEWLMAAEYILAAGNPNVILCERGIRTFDRQYTRNALDISAIPVLRNLTHLPIMIDPSHGTGWAAYVPSMAMASIAAGCDSLMIEVHPNPKKALSDGPQSLTPEAFDQLMQELAVIGKAVGRWPQPAVALA
- a CDS encoding NADH dehydrogenase subunit K; this encodes MVLDANLTAKDLEQQQKERILNPIGRATVTQELSENVILTTVDDLYNWARLSSLWPLLFGTACCFIEFAALIGSRFDFDRFGLIPRSSPRQADLIITAGTITMKMAPQLVRLYEQMPEPKYVIAMGACTITGGMFSVDSPTAVRGVDKLIPVDVYLPGCPPRPEAIIDAIIKLRKKIANDSMQERGVIKQTHRYYSTAHSMKSVSQIHTGEYLLSDTRVAPPKELSEAIGMPVPPALLTEKKEEVNRG
- a CDS encoding PAM68 family protein codes for the protein MPAESDRLPFEPNKKRQKPSKTESKPPIVKQESVKKETKKPRYNKEEVAIPQVVSQRMMRRVAGFAGVPTSLGIMTLVVSYLLLVNTDIKLPPVAVLLVNMGFFGLGVLGISYGVLSASWDEDRTGTLLGWSDFTVNVGRMVSAWRQSRQKKNT
- a CDS encoding helix-turn-helix domain-containing protein, which codes for MVGVTQIEIVDSVEELEKLLRHQKQSRSKERIQALYLIKGQEMSVSEIAKILGKHRATVHRWLADYREGGIEAVVEFGTSSGRKRAIPDWAVSSLKKQLEQPEGGFQRYTQIQHWLEKTLGVQAEYATVHHLARYRLKAKLKVPRPRNRKQDEEKLESFKKNSVMTCN
- the rpsO gene encoding 30S ribosomal protein S15; amino-acid sequence: MALTQQRKQEIISQYQVHETDTGSADVQVAMLTERINRLSEHLQANKKDFSSRRGLLKLIGQRKRLLSYIQKENREHYQALIGRLGIRG
- a CDS encoding IS630 family transposase, which codes for MPLLCNARYFVQDESRFGLKTIEGRKITLPGVKPIGDWQWQFKAFWLYGAVEPLTGESLFWQFSHVDTECYQQFLNEFAACYPKSLNILQVDNGLFHKAKRLQIPENIVLLFQPAHSPELNPIERVWEYLKQDLKWELFDHLEHLQTKVAQLLALLTPQIAASLTGYDFILNALSVANIF
- a CDS encoding IS1 family transposase (programmed frameshift) — translated: MECPRCGSCHNRKNGKKRGKQNHICCDCGRQFIDVYKPPRGYSDEIKQECLKMYVNGMGFRGIERVKNVHHTTIIHWVKRVGTQLADTPNSKEIPQVGELDELETFIGFKKNKIWLWTAVNHFTQGILAWVLGDRSSTTFQQLWNIVQCWQSYFYVTDGYPVYPCFVPDGDQIVSKTYMTRVENENTRLRHYLARLHRKTLCYSKTEEMLRYSVRLLLHYLKYRSVPLPA